Proteins encoded in a region of the Candidatus Zixiibacteriota bacterium genome:
- a CDS encoding phosphatidylglycerophosphatase A, with product MTEKKTPKIIEIFNKFFITGIFSGYMPIAPGSWGSLFACIILWFAWPSLWYIQLVVIIIFYFIAVYFSDIGIKYFGPDDGHIVIDEWAGQAVALFMAPHNIICYILGFFLFRLFDIVKPPPARQWEKISGGTGVVADDIAAGVYAAVVLHLIITLLRSWGIQWIG from the coding sequence ATGACAGAAAAGAAAACACCTAAAATCATTGAGATATTTAACAAGTTTTTTATTACCGGTATTTTTTCAGGCTATATGCCGATTGCCCCCGGAAGCTGGGGCTCGCTTTTTGCATGTATTATATTATGGTTCGCCTGGCCATCGCTTTGGTATATTCAGCTTGTAGTAATAATAATTTTTTATTTTATAGCCGTATATTTTTCAGATATCGGCATAAAGTATTTTGGTCCCGATGACGGTCATATTGTAATCGACGAATGGGCGGGTCAGGCGGTTGCTTTGTTTATGGCTCCTCATAATATAATCTGCTATATCTTGGGGTTTTTCTTGTTTCGCCTGTTTGATATTGTTAAGCCGCCGCCGGCAAGACAATGGGAAAAGATTTCAGGCGGAACCGGAGTTGTCGCTGATGATATTGCGGCTGGTGTTTATGCGGCAGTTGTGCTTCATTTGATAATTACTCTTCTAAGGAGTTGGGGTATTCAATGGATAGGATAA